In Tenrec ecaudatus isolate mTenEca1 chromosome 4, mTenEca1.hap1, whole genome shotgun sequence, a single window of DNA contains:
- the MMP27 gene encoding matrix metalloproteinase-27 translates to MRSLSVLLLLFIGLSSPFPTDQGLANEESMLLAQAYLNQFYSLEIEGSHLAKNKDRSLLAGKIREMQAFFGLAVTGKLDSNALELMKKPRCGVPDVGQYGYTLPGWRKHNLTYRIMNYTPAMARADVEEAIQKALELWSKVTPLVFTKISKGIADIMIAFRTRVHGWCPRHFDGPLGVLGHAFPPGLGLGGDTHFDEDENWTKDGEGVNLFLVAAHEFGHSLGLSHSSDQRALMFPNYVSMDPSKYPLSQDDISGIQSIYGGLPKATAKPQETALPRACDPDLTFDAITTFRREIMFFKGRYLWRIYYDITDVEFELIASLWPSLPENIQAAYENPKDKILVFKDDNFWMIRGYAILPDYPKSIHTLGFPRNVKKIDAAVCDQNTRKTYFFVGIWYWRYDELTQTMDKGYPRRVVKHFPGIGLRVDAAFQYKGFFYFSRGSKQSEYDPKTKNITRRMKTNTWFQCKEPLNAYDLRIKKEIVYSGTVAVSDHKSLSLVIFIIVHLLKKIYNY, encoded by the exons ATGAGGAGCCTTTCCGTTCTGCTCTTGCTCTTTATCGGACTCTCTTCTCCGTTCCCAACAGACCAAGGGTTGGCTAATGAAGAAAGCATGCTACTGGCTCAG GCATACCTCAACCAGTTCTACTCTCTTGAAATAGAAGGGAGTCATCTTGCAAAAAACAAGGACAGGAGTCTCCTAGCTGGCAAAATCCGAGAGATGCAAGCTTTTTTTGGATTGGCAGTGACTGGAAAGCTGGACTCCAATGCTCTTGAGCTCATGAAGAAACCCAGGTGTGGGGTGCCCGACGTCGGCCAATATGGCTACACACTCCCTGGGTGGAGAAAACACAACCTTACCTACAG AATAATGAACTACACTCCGGCGATGGCACGAGCTGATGTGGAGGAGGCTATCCAAAAAGCACTGGAACTCTGGAGCAAGGTGACGCCACTGGTCTTTACCAAGATTTCCAAAGGGATCGCAGACATCATGATTGCCTTTAGGACCCGAG TCCATGGCTGGTGCCCTCGCCATTTTGACGGCCCCTTGGGAGTCCTGGGCCATGCGTTTCCTCCTGGCCTCGGTCTGGGTGGAGACACACACTTTGATGAAGATGAAAACTGGACCAAGGATGGCGAAG GCGTCAACTTGTTTCTTGTGGCTGCTCATGAATTTGGCCATTCACTGGGCCTCTCTCACTCCAGTGACCAAAGAGCATTGATGTTCCCAAACTATGTCTCGATGGATCCCAGTAAATACCCACTCTCTCAGGACGATATCAGTGGAATTCAGTCCATCTATG gaGGTTTGCCTAAGGCAACTGCAAAGCCACAGGAAACCGCGTTGCCCCGTGCCTGTGATCCGGACTTGACTTTTGATGCTATCACCACTTTCCGCAGAGAAATAATGTTCTTTAAAGGCAG ATACCTCTGGAGGATTTATTATGATATTACCGATGTTGAATTTGAATTAATTGCGTCACTCTGGCCATCTCTACCAGAAAATATTCAAGCTGCATATGAGAACCCTAAAGATAAGATTCTGGTTTTCAAAG ATGATAATTTCTGGATGATCAGAGGATATGCTATTTTACCGGATTATCCCAAATCCATCCACACCCTTGGCTTTCCAAGaaatgtgaagaaaattgatgcagCCGTCTGTGACCAAAACACAAGAAAAACCTATTTCTTTGTGGGTATTTGGTACTGGAG GTATGATgagctgacccaaaccatggacaAGGGGTACCCTCGGAGGGTGGTAAAACActttccaggaattggtctccGAGTTGATGCTGCTTTCCAATACAAAG GATTCTTCTATTTCTCCCGTGGATCAAAGCAATCTGAGTATGATCCTAAAACAAAGAATATCACCCGGAGGATGAAAACCAATACCTGGTTTCAGTGTAAAGAGCCATTGAACGCATATGATTTGCGCATCAAGAAGGAAATTGTCTATTCAGGAACAGTGGCAGTGTCTGATCATAAAAGTCTCAGCTTAGTCATTTTCATTATTGTTCATCTGCTGAAAAAGATATACAACTATTGA